The DNA region TCGATGATGATGACGGTATTGCCGAGGTCGGTGAGGCGGTGGAGAACTTCGAGCAGCTTACGCACGTCATCGAAGTGGAGGCCGGTGGTCGGCTCGTCGAGCAGGTAGAGGGTGCGGCCGGTCTGCCGTTTGGATAGCTCGCGGGCGAGCTTCATGCGCTGGGCCTCGCCGCCCGAGAGCGTGGTGGCGGACTGGCCGAGATGGATGTAGCCGAGGCCAACATCGACGAGGGTTTGCAGCTTGACGTTGACGGTGGGGATGTCTTTGAGGATCGGCACGGCGTCCTCGATGGGCAGATCAAGGAGGTCGGCGATGCTATAGCCGTTGAACTTGACCGAGAGGGTCTCCTGATTGTAACGACGGCCGTTACACACCTCGCAGAGGACGTAGACGTCGGGCAGGAAGTTCATCTCGATGCGGCGCTGGCCTTCGCCCTGGCAGGCTTCGCAGCGGCCTCCCTGCACGTTGAAGCTGAAACGTCCCGGCTTGTAGCCACGCTCACGTGACTCGGGCAGCATGGCGAAGAGGTCGCGCATCGCGGTGAAGACGCCGGTGTAGGTGGCGGGGTTCGAGCGCGGCGTGCGGCCTATGGGGGACTGGTCGATCTGGATGACTTTATCGAGCTGGTCGATGCCGACGACGCGACCATGCTGGCCGGGTTCTTCGCGGCTCCCGTATAGATTTTTAGCTAACGCCCGGTAGAGAATGTCGTTGACGAGGGTGGATTTGCCCGAGCCGCTGACTCCGGTGATGACGGTCATGACGCCGAGAGGGAAGTGGGCGGTGACGTTTTGCAGGTTGTGGGAGTGGGCGTCTTCCACAGTGATCCAGTTGCCGGTAAGCTCGCGAGGCTGGGCGCGGGCGACGATTTCGATCTTTCCGGCGAGGTACTGGCCGGTGATGGACGCCGGGTTGTCCATGATCTGCTGCGGGGTACCGTCGGCGATGAGGTGGCCGCCGTTCTTGCCGGCTCCGGGGCCGAGGTCGAGGACGTAGTCGGCCTTACGGATGGTGTCTTCGTCGTGCTCGACGACGAGAACGGTGTTGCCGAGGTCGCGGAGGTTTTCGAGCGCGGTGATGAGGCGCTGGTTGTCGCGCTGGTGCAGGCCGATGCTGGGCTCGTCGAGCACGTAGAGGACGCCGCGGAGGCGAGAGCCGATCTGCGTGGCGAGGCGGATGCGCTGGCCTTCGCCGCCAGAGAGGGTGGCGGCGCTGCGGTTCAGCGCAAGGTAGCTGAGGCCGACGGCGTTGAGGAATTCGAGGCGCTCGATGATCTCGCGCTGAAGGCGGTCGGCGATGATGCGGTCGCGTCCGGTGAAGTGCATGGCGCGGGCGTGACTGAGGGCGCGGTCGAGTGGAAGGGCGGTGAAGTCGGCGATGGAGAGACCGTGGCGCTGGTCATTTGTCACCCCACTCGTTGCAGGATGAGACCCTGCGATGAATGGGGCACCCGATGTGGTGGCGGGGACGGGGATGGTAACGGCGAGGGACTCCGGGCGCAGGCGTTTGCCGTGGCAGCGCGGGCAGAGGGTCGCCGACATGTACTGCATCATGTACTCGCGGTAGCCCTCGGATTTGGTGTCTTCGAGGTTGCGGCGGAGGTAGTCGAAGATGCCGTGGAAGCCGGTGCGGCTGGCTTCGGCTTTTGGGGGGCCGTAGAGGAAGAGGTTCTGCTGCTCGGCGGTGAGGTCTTCGAAGGGAAGCTTGAGGCTGATCTTGTATTTTTCGGCGGCGAGCTTGATAAGGCGCAGGAGATAGGCGGAGCCGCTGCCGGGGCCCATGGCTCCGTCGAGCAGGGGCTTGGACCAATCGGTGATGGTCTTGGCGGGGTCGAAGTCGTAGATGCTGCCGAGGCCGTGGCACTCGGGGCAGGCGCCGTAGTTGGAGTTGAAGGAGAAGCTGCGGGGCTCGAGACGGGGGACGTTGATGCCGCAGTCGGGGCAGGCCATCGAGGAGGAGTAGAGCGTTTCGTCCATGCCCTGAATGCCGATGAGGACGAGGCCGTTGGCCATCTGCAGAGCTTTGAGGACGCTGGTTTCGAGGCGGCGCGTGTCGAACTTGGTTTCGCCGGGGATGTGTTTGAGAATGATGCGGTCTACGACGGCTTCGATGGTGTGGTTCTTGCGCTTTTCGAGGCGCATTCCGTCAGTGAGCTCGGTCATCTCGCCGTCGATGCGGGCGCGGAAGCCCTGCTGGTCGAGGGCTTCGAGCTCTTCACGGAATTCGCCTTTGCGGCCACGAACGATGGGAGCGTAGACGGTGATGCGTTCGCCGGGGGAGAGAGAGGCGATGCGTTCGACGATCTGCTCGGCGGACTGGCGGGTGATGGGACGGTGGCAGTTGGGGCAGTGGGGCTGGCCTACGCTGGCGTAGAGGAGGCGGAGGTAGTCGTAGATCTCGGTGATGGTGCCGACGGTGGAGCGGGGGCTGCGGCTGGTGGTCTTCTGCTCGATGGAGATGGCAGGGGAGAGGCCGTCGATGGCGTCGACGTCGGGGCGCTCCATCTGGTCGAGAAACTGGCGGGCGTAGGCGGAGAGGGTTTCGACGTAGCGGCGCTGACCCTCGGCGTAGATGGTGTCGAAGGCGAGCGAGGACTTGCCCGAGCCAGAGAGGCCGGTGACGACCGTGAGCGTATTGCGCGGGATGCTGACGTTGACGTTGCGCAGGTTGTGCTGGCGCGCTCCGCGGACGGTGATGTGCGTGATACCCATGGATGATTGTGGCCGGTGTGGGCCAAGTCTCTAGGATACGGCATTTGGAGGGAGGGCGTGGCGCAGGGGCGGCAACCCGAAACGGGAAAAACGTATCCGAAGGAGCAATAGGGTTTGCGTTCGGGTTATTGTAATTGCCGCCGGATTTGTAACAATAGCAACGTTGAACCATTGCTGTGACGTGTCTGGATCCGTTTCTTGGGGCTCGCGGTCGGGTTGAATCAGGAGTAATTTGTGTATTCGTCGATTATGTTGATTTGCGCGGTGCTGGCTTCCCTGGCAATTGGCGTTCTGGCCGCTTATGGCGTTTGTATTGCGATGTTCAATATCTTCCGCATCCATGCGCGGCAGGTGGCGGTGAAGTCGGCCCGCGGAGTGGCTCCGGCACGGGTGGTTCAAGGCTAGATTTCCCCCCTGGCTTTATTTAGTGCGAACTTCCATCTATTTTTATTGTGGGTTTGACTGGCGCTGTTGCTGCTGCTGGCGCATGCGTTCAAGCTGCTCGTAGATCTGCTGCGGGGTCTTGACTCCGTTGGGGGCTTCTTGCGCTGGTGCGGCTGCGGTTGGTGCGGGAGCCGCATTTTCTTCGGGCTGGTTGGCTATGGGATACTGCGGGCGAACGGGCTCGGAGACGGGAGCTTCGCTGTAGCCTTCGGGATTGGGTGGCGTGGGGCCGCCGTGGCGCGGGGTCAGGATGAGTTCGGCCGGCGCGGCGGCTGTGGCCTGCATGAGCAGCATGTTGCTTTCGGTGCCGTCAAGAAGTTCGCCCAGGATTTTTGATGGGGTGGCTGGTCCGTATTGGCCGAAGACACGCTCGTCGGTGACGCCTCCGGTGATCTTCATTCCGGTTTCGTGAGCAATGTCGCGCAGAATCTGATTGAGGCTGGAGTTGTTCGCGGCGACGGTGAGTTCGCCGTTGGCGTAAGTGACCTGGGCGTGCTGCGGTGCCTGCTGCGGGGCCTGGGCTCGCAACAGCGGGGCGAAGGCAAGCGCGGCGGTGAGGATGAAGCGGAATTTGGTGGAGGACTGCATCTTGATTTGGAAGTCGTGTTGATAGGACGTGCTGGAACGATAGAGGTTACTGCTTCTGGGAATCAGTCTATCGCGTGGCCATGAGGTATGGTGGGCTAACGGTGGCGAAGGCAGGTTGTACTAGACTGTCAAAGGAATCCGCGGGCTCGTGCGAGGCTGCATGGTGAAGATGATGATGAGATGCAAGGTTGCTTTGCTGGCGGCGGGGATTCTGTTTTCCGGAATAGCGTCGGCCGAGGTGTGCACCACGCAATCGCAGATGACGTCCGCTGATCGCGATGCGCTGGCGGCGGCAGGACGCAATCTGGCGACGAAGGTGCAGGCGGACGATGTAAAGGGCCTGCAGGCGGCGACAGTGGCGGAGTATGCGAAGGATTTCAGCGGCATCGGCGATGTGGTGGGCACGACTTCGGCGAAGCTGAAGGGCGGCACGATCGCGGTGGAGCAGGTTTATCTGCTGGATGGCACGCAGTTGAAGAAGAATGCGGATGGGTCGGCTCCGGATGCCCAGTTTTTTTGTTCGCTGAACAAGTCTGTAGACGAGGCGGATTTTTTGATTCCGGGGCTGCTGCCGGGACAGTATGGATTTGTGATCGTGAATGTTCAGAGTGCATCTCCCTGGCAGCTCTCGTTTCTGCTGCGGCACGATCAGGGACAGTGGGCGATGGCCGGCTTCTATCCCAAAGCGTTGACGGCGGCGGGGCATGATGGTCTCTGGTATTGGACGCAGGCACGGGCAATGGCAGCGCGCAAGGAACATTGGAATGCGTGGCTCTACTACCAGCAGGCCCAGGCGTTATTGCAGCCTGCGGGATTTGTGCAGAGCAGCCATCTGGAGAAGTTGAAGAGCGAGCAGACTGCGGTTGCCCCTCCCGCGTTGTCCGATGGGATCAATCCGAATACTCCGTTGGTGGTGAAGGGCACGGACGGCACGGAGTACCGATTTATTGGATTAGGAGTGGATGATTCGCTGAGCGCGGCGAAGATCGATGTTGTGGCGCACCTGAAGGTAGACCAGATAGGCGACGCGGCTACAGCGAAGAAGCGTAATTCGGATGCTGCGAGTGCGTTGCTTGCGGCGTATCCGGAATTGCGTAAGGCTTTTCATGGAGTGTGGGTATTTGCCGAAACTTCGGGCCAGAATCCTTATGCAACCGAAGAGTCAATGAGCGAGATTCATTAAGCCTTCAGTGAATTTTCAGGCCCGTCACAGCGGGTGCTATCTTGGAAGTCGTTTTTGCAGAATGATTTGATTGTCCCGGGCCAGAATTGGCAGGCTAAAACTGGCATCTTATGAGCTATTAGTAGATAGAACAGGAAAAAGTCACAATGGCAGAGATCAAAAAGACCTTGAGCGAGGCGATCGAAGGCAGACGGGCGACGCCCAGCTTCGATGGCGAGCCGATTCCGGCAGAAGATCTGCAACAGATTCTGGATGCTGGCCTCCATGCTCCCAGTGGATACAACATGCAGCCGTGGCGATTTATTGTGGTGCAGTCGCCGGAGCAAAAGAAGCGGCTGCGGGCGGCGAGTTATAACCAGGGCAAAGTAGAAGAGGCGTCCGCGGTGATCGTGGCCTGCGGCGATGCGGACGGGTGGAGAAAAGACATCGACCTGATGCTGCAGCAGGGGCGCGAAGGCGGGATGCCGGAGAGCTATGCGGCGCAGGCGCGGAGCAGTGTGACCAACTATCTGTCCAGCTTCAGCAGCGACGAGATGCATGGCTGGCTGAACAAGATGGTGATGATTGCCTTCACGCACATGATGTTGATGGCTGAGGTGATTGGCTATGATACGGCGCCGATGGAAGGTTTTGAGCAGGAGAAGGTGCATGAGGTGTTGCGGCTTCCGCTGAGCTACTGGGTAGTGGCGCTGCTGGGAGTTGGCCATCTGAAGGGCGATGATAAGTTCAACGGCGGCCGGTTTGACATGGCACATACCGTTTTTGGCGAAGAGTTCGGCAAGCCTCTCAAATAAAGAAATGAAGCGGGGAGCGACAGAACGATGAGGCGTGGACTTCGGGTTGTCGCTCTTCTGCTTTTACTTTGTGTTGTTGCGGGAGGCGTGGTTTATTGCTTTCCGCTTCAACTGGCAGACCAGATGGTTCGCTTCCATCTGTGGCGCGCCGGCGTGCAGAGCAGATATGTCCAGGCGGGCGGTTACAGGATGCACTTCTTCGAGGCGAAGCCTTCGGGCGGGGCCGAGGGCACACCGCTGTTGCTGGTGCATGGGCTGGGAGCGCGTGGCGAGGACTGGGCGCCGATGATTCCCGCGCTGACAGCAAAAGGCTTCCATGTGTACGCGCCTGACCTGCTGGGCTATGGGCGGTCGGCGCATCCCGATACGAGCTACTCGATTTCGATGGAGGAAGCGGCGATTGTGCAGTTTATGCAGTCCGTCCATCTGAAGCGCGCAGATGTTGGTGGGTGGTCGATGGGCGGTTGGGTTACGTTGAAGTTGGCGCTGGATCATCCTGAGATGGTGGAT from Edaphobacter paludis includes:
- a CDS encoding nitroreductase family protein, whose product is MAEIKKTLSEAIEGRRATPSFDGEPIPAEDLQQILDAGLHAPSGYNMQPWRFIVVQSPEQKKRLRAASYNQGKVEEASAVIVACGDADGWRKDIDLMLQQGREGGMPESYAAQARSSVTNYLSSFSSDEMHGWLNKMVMIAFTHMMLMAEVIGYDTAPMEGFEQEKVHEVLRLPLSYWVVALLGVGHLKGDDKFNGGRFDMAHTVFGEEFGKPLK
- a CDS encoding alpha/beta hydrolase, which translates into the protein MRRGLRVVALLLLLCVVAGGVVYCFPLQLADQMVRFHLWRAGVQSRYVQAGGYRMHFFEAKPSGGAEGTPLLLVHGLGARGEDWAPMIPALTAKGFHVYAPDLLGYGRSAHPDTSYSISMEEAAIVQFMQSVHLKRADVGGWSMGGWVTLKLALDHPEMVDRLVVYDSAGLYFPATFSPDLFMPTDVAEVRRLAATLTPKPLDMPGFVARAALRKLEGNAWVIRRSMTAMTNGYDLLDFRLNNMQRPVLIVWGAQDALIPLSVGETMHRDIPDSVLNVMEGCGHLAPAVCWKPVVRSTVDFLRAEPPMQGGEKTFPAEQ
- the uvrA gene encoding excinuclease ABC subunit UvrA; the protein is MGITHITVRGARQHNLRNVNVSIPRNTLTVVTGLSGSGKSSLAFDTIYAEGQRRYVETLSAYARQFLDQMERPDVDAIDGLSPAISIEQKTTSRSPRSTVGTITEIYDYLRLLYASVGQPHCPNCHRPITRQSAEQIVERIASLSPGERITVYAPIVRGRKGEFREELEALDQQGFRARIDGEMTELTDGMRLEKRKNHTIEAVVDRIILKHIPGETKFDTRRLETSVLKALQMANGLVLIGIQGMDETLYSSSMACPDCGINVPRLEPRSFSFNSNYGACPECHGLGSIYDFDPAKTITDWSKPLLDGAMGPGSGSAYLLRLIKLAAEKYKISLKLPFEDLTAEQQNLFLYGPPKAEASRTGFHGIFDYLRRNLEDTKSEGYREYMMQYMSATLCPRCHGKRLRPESLAVTIPVPATTSGAPFIAGSHPATSGVTNDQRHGLSIADFTALPLDRALSHARAMHFTGRDRIIADRLQREIIERLEFLNAVGLSYLALNRSAATLSGGEGQRIRLATQIGSRLRGVLYVLDEPSIGLHQRDNQRLITALENLRDLGNTVLVVEHDEDTIRKADYVLDLGPGAGKNGGHLIADGTPQQIMDNPASITGQYLAGKIEIVARAQPRELTGNWITVEDAHSHNLQNVTAHFPLGVMTVITGVSGSGKSTLVNDILYRALAKNLYGSREEPGQHGRVVGIDQLDKVIQIDQSPIGRTPRSNPATYTGVFTAMRDLFAMLPESRERGYKPGRFSFNVQGGRCEACQGEGQRRIEMNFLPDVYVLCEVCNGRRYNQETLSVKFNGYSIADLLDLPIEDAVPILKDIPTVNVKLQTLVDVGLGYIHLGQSATTLSGGEAQRMKLARELSKRQTGRTLYLLDEPTTGLHFDDVRKLLEVLHRLTDLGNTVIIIEHNLDIIRNADYILDLGPEGGEGGGRIIAHGTPEQIATVADSFTGNFLARHYNLSPEALASRNGDSHAGPQALNIVAAADRKKDARGKFIVPPKKTGVPLAGAPKPEPKPKKAPKSKPAPRKKKA